A region from the Prochlorococcus sp. MIT 0603 genome encodes:
- a CDS encoding ABC transporter ATP-binding protein yields MKQPSETLGLLLRLLRTLPKQRKRSILLLLPAAAFTGLADVLVVGLVSRLFTVVVGQPNKPPIPFNELIPDDPKTKVILLVALYIGMNWVASFSKLMLRGCQEHLRSSIWLDLSELAQRKVLSQEYEFFLSNKSSDLSAKILLNISRVSEKLIRPILQITSGIFVVSFIFIAILSFAKVTALYLITCLVICYALISLIVTPFIRSSAQQRIALESETNNVLTESMKTIIDVHMTSSEEYFEKRYAKAGRKAFPFLWKAETLPEFPRSLIEPFGITLIFSIGLFPLISNKNPTALVEIVPFVATIAVASLKLTPPLQDLFRGITDLRSGIPDLKETLRIIELPGQRLTLKSPSVPSPQGLAPRNYIRLNNVNYKYPSSNNFVIKDINLTIPVGSRIAFIGKTGSGKTTTANQILCLLRPTKGSLQIDGIDVSDLEVPAWQACCSYVPQSITLLNTNIIENIAYGLENQEINQQRVWESIKAAQLEELVDNMPMGLYTHIGDNGVRLSGGQRQRIAIARAFYRESKLLVLDEATSALDNKTEADVINAINLIARRCTIIFVAHRLSTIRQCDRIYEFEEGRIKSSGNYKELLEKSKSFNDMINTSRKSLNDIDI; encoded by the coding sequence ATGAAACAGCCCAGCGAAACCTTAGGTCTTCTGTTACGTCTCCTAAGGACTCTGCCAAAACAAAGGAAACGTTCCATACTTTTGTTGCTGCCAGCAGCAGCATTTACTGGCTTAGCTGACGTTTTAGTAGTTGGATTAGTTTCTCGTTTATTTACAGTTGTTGTAGGACAGCCCAACAAGCCGCCGATACCATTTAACGAATTAATACCTGACGATCCTAAAACAAAAGTCATTCTATTAGTTGCCTTATACATCGGAATGAATTGGGTAGCATCCTTCTCAAAATTGATGCTAAGAGGCTGTCAAGAGCATTTAAGATCATCTATCTGGCTGGATCTATCAGAACTTGCTCAAAGAAAAGTACTGTCTCAAGAGTATGAATTCTTTCTAAGTAATAAAAGCTCTGATTTGTCTGCAAAAATACTACTTAATATTTCAAGAGTTTCAGAAAAATTAATTAGACCAATTCTTCAAATAACAAGTGGTATATTTGTTGTTTCATTTATATTTATAGCAATACTAAGTTTTGCAAAAGTAACTGCACTTTACTTAATAACATGCTTGGTTATTTGTTACGCATTAATATCATTAATAGTTACACCATTTATTAGATCGTCTGCACAACAAAGAATAGCACTTGAATCAGAAACAAATAATGTATTAACTGAATCAATGAAGACAATTATAGATGTTCATATGACCAGTTCTGAAGAATATTTTGAAAAGAGATATGCTAAAGCTGGTAGAAAAGCTTTTCCTTTCCTTTGGAAGGCTGAAACATTGCCAGAATTTCCTAGATCATTAATAGAACCATTTGGAATAACACTAATATTTTCAATAGGCTTGTTTCCTTTAATAAGTAATAAAAATCCTACTGCTTTAGTAGAAATTGTTCCTTTTGTTGCCACTATTGCAGTTGCTTCATTAAAACTTACTCCACCTTTGCAGGACCTCTTTCGAGGCATTACAGATTTAAGGTCAGGTATACCTGACCTTAAAGAAACGCTAAGGATAATTGAATTACCAGGACAAAGACTTACCTTGAAATCACCGTCAGTTCCATCTCCTCAAGGATTGGCACCTAGAAATTATATAAGACTCAATAATGTAAATTACAAATATCCTTCTAGTAATAATTTTGTTATTAAAGATATTAATTTAACTATTCCTGTTGGTTCAAGAATAGCATTTATAGGTAAAACAGGTAGTGGAAAAACCACTACAGCAAATCAAATACTATGTTTACTCAGACCTACAAAAGGTTCATTACAAATAGATGGTATAGATGTTAGTGATCTAGAAGTTCCAGCCTGGCAAGCATGTTGTTCATATGTACCACAATCTATAACATTACTAAATACAAATATTATAGAAAATATTGCCTATGGTCTGGAAAATCAAGAAATAAATCAGCAAAGAGTATGGGAGTCAATCAAAGCTGCTCAATTAGAGGAGTTAGTAGATAATATGCCGATGGGTTTATATACACACATAGGCGATAATGGAGTTAGGCTATCAGGTGGTCAAAGACAAAGAATTGCAATAGCAAGGGCATTTTATAGAGAATCAAAATTACTTGTATTAGATGAAGCAACTAGTGCACTAGATAACAAAACAGAAGCAGACGTAATAAATGCAATCAATCTAATAGCAAGGAGATGCACGATCATTTTTGTTGCACATAGATTATCAACTATTAGACAGTGTGACAGGATATATGAGTTCGAAGAAGGTAGAATAAAAAGCAGTGGTAATTACAAGGAATTATTAGAAAAATCAAAAAGTTTTAATGATATGATCAATACTTCTAGAAAGAGTCTAAATGATATTGATATATAG
- a CDS encoding ArnT family glycosyltransferase — translation MQARWILEHSNWLAPMWWDTVVFDRTIAVQWLIATSYSIFGPSVFSAHIPSIICAVISLILTGSITKILLGKSHYWISTLILCTTYIWVDYAHMSTQDMPLLSLELLGIWSLLKSNNKSSRYFFIVGLSIGISFFLKSVMVLIPLFSILPYVFLYRRNIFYSLAFWSSIFISLLPFIFWILLSINKYSFTEVSLLWNKIYYLSSNTEFTKSSLYYFWNIPLTTFPWSIFSLIGVSTFLRNFKSESAFILFIYPIIFILLLTCFRTKTPYYPLQITPFIAINAYLGLFKIIEGSKPIKTYFKRLISLTGIFIIIYSNILLINKIYFGFTGFGPFNFLTLYLILTLFGFCLSLTFFTLNNNQFIICLLLAPLISFSIASQSNLFTDRDPLLRNALENENLITLSNNNQVDFLIEDYQLENKTFSKLIKLALNQRKLGSRLPNLESIKKDHYAWIPISLKPKLDLYGLRKVSLSSEFDPWMLVHLE, via the coding sequence TTGCAAGCTAGATGGATATTAGAGCATTCCAATTGGTTAGCTCCTATGTGGTGGGATACGGTTGTGTTTGATCGTACTATTGCAGTGCAATGGTTAATTGCAACTTCTTATAGTATTTTTGGCCCATCTGTATTTTCAGCACATATACCTTCAATAATTTGTGCAGTTATCTCTTTAATACTTACAGGAAGCATCACAAAAATTCTGTTAGGTAAAAGCCATTATTGGATTAGCACTTTAATATTATGTACTACATATATTTGGGTTGATTATGCACATATGAGCACACAAGATATGCCATTGCTATCTTTAGAATTATTAGGGATATGGTCATTATTAAAGAGTAATAATAAAAGTTCTAGATATTTTTTTATTGTAGGTTTATCTATTGGTATATCATTCTTTTTAAAGAGCGTAATGGTATTAATACCATTATTTTCTATTCTACCTTATGTTTTTTTGTATAGAAGAAATATATTTTATTCATTAGCCTTTTGGTCTTCAATATTTATTAGTTTGCTTCCCTTTATTTTTTGGATTTTGCTTTCTATAAATAAATATAGCTTCACAGAAGTATCCTTATTATGGAATAAAATTTATTATCTATCTTCCAATACTGAATTTACTAAGTCATCTTTATATTACTTTTGGAATATTCCATTAACAACTTTCCCTTGGTCGATATTTTCTCTTATAGGCGTTTCAACTTTTTTAAGGAATTTCAAATCAGAATCTGCTTTTATCCTGTTTATATATCCAATAATTTTCATCCTGCTTTTAACTTGTTTCAGAACTAAAACTCCTTATTACCCTCTTCAAATCACTCCTTTTATTGCAATTAATGCATATTTAGGATTGTTTAAAATCATTGAGGGTAGTAAACCGATAAAAACTTATTTTAAAAGATTAATATCCTTAACTGGAATATTTATTATCATATATTCCAATATTCTACTTATTAATAAAATATACTTTGGATTTACTGGATTTGGACCTTTTAATTTCCTGACCTTATACTTAATATTAACGCTCTTCGGTTTTTGCTTATCATTAACATTTTTTACTTTAAATAATAATCAATTTATCATTTGTTTATTATTGGCACCTCTTATATCATTTAGCATTGCTTCCCAGTCCAATCTATTTACTGATCGAGACCCGCTTTTGCGCAATGCTCTTGAAAATGAGAATCTGATAACCCTTTCAAATAATAATCAAGTTGACTTTCTAATAGAAGACTATCAATTGGAGAATAAGACATTTTCTAAATTAATAAAGTTAGCTCTAAATCAAAGAAAACTAGGATCTAGATTGCCTAATTTAGAGTCCATCAAAAAAGATCATTATGCCTGGATCCCAATTTCTCTTAAACCAAAACTAGATCTATATGGATTAAGGAAAGTTTCACTTTCTTCAGAGTTTGATCCATGGATGTTAGTTCATTTAGAATAA
- a CDS encoding glycosyltransferase, with protein MKKVYSKLYYRNLNRTYYKDLESIHELLIPEGQRILEIGCGVGDLLSSLKPSYGVGIELDDTVANFARERHQNLQIYNANAENIFPKDINTNVPFDFIIINNTLNIVNDVNVLLERLDAFSNSQTRLVISFHNWLWQPLLKLSEKLGQRQPQPPESWLTPGDVSNLLDISGWEILKHGQRCLLPRNIPIVTSFANRWLSQLPIIENLCVTHWMVARPSPVKHKDSSISIVIPARNESGNIASAIKRMPDFGIPTEVIFVEGHSKDNTWEEINRVCSEYQGSISLEKFRQQGKGKADAVWLGFEKAKGDILVILDADLTVRPEDIPLFVKTLLSGNGEFINGCRLVYPRTNAAMPLLNTLANRFFASVFSWLLRQRIKDTLCGTKVLWKNDYQKIKEGRKYFGDFDPFGDFDLLFGASKLNLKIVEVPIRYQERIYGSSNISHIKEGLILAKMCLIAAFKMRFIP; from the coding sequence ATGAAAAAGGTATATTCTAAACTTTATTATAGAAATCTAAATAGAACATATTATAAGGATCTTGAGTCTATTCATGAATTACTTATCCCTGAAGGACAACGAATATTAGAAATTGGCTGTGGTGTAGGAGATTTACTTTCTTCCTTAAAACCTAGTTATGGTGTTGGAATTGAGTTAGACGATACTGTTGCAAATTTTGCTCGTGAGCGACATCAGAATCTTCAAATATATAATGCAAACGCAGAAAATATATTTCCTAAAGATATCAATACTAATGTACCTTTTGATTTTATCATTATCAATAATACATTAAATATAGTTAATGATGTAAATGTTCTTTTAGAGAGACTTGATGCATTTAGTAATTCTCAAACCAGATTGGTAATTAGTTTTCATAATTGGCTTTGGCAGCCATTACTTAAACTATCTGAAAAGTTAGGTCAGAGGCAACCTCAACCTCCTGAAAGTTGGCTTACACCAGGTGACGTTAGTAACCTCTTGGATATTTCAGGATGGGAAATTTTGAAGCATGGACAAAGATGCTTATTGCCTCGAAACATCCCAATTGTGACATCTTTTGCAAATAGATGGTTAAGCCAGTTGCCTATTATTGAGAATTTATGTGTTACTCATTGGATGGTAGCGAGACCATCACCAGTAAAACATAAAGATTCAAGTATAAGTATTGTTATACCTGCAAGGAATGAATCTGGAAATATTGCTTCAGCAATTAAGAGAATGCCTGATTTTGGCATTCCAACGGAAGTGATTTTTGTAGAAGGTCACTCTAAGGATAATACTTGGGAAGAAATTAATCGTGTTTGTTCAGAATACCAAGGCTCAATATCTTTAGAGAAGTTTAGGCAACAAGGTAAAGGTAAAGCTGACGCAGTTTGGTTAGGTTTTGAGAAAGCAAAAGGAGATATTTTAGTAATTTTAGATGCAGATTTGACTGTCAGGCCTGAGGATATTCCTTTATTTGTAAAAACATTACTCTCTGGTAATGGAGAATTTATCAATGGATGTCGACTTGTATACCCTAGAACTAATGCAGCAATGCCATTATTAAATACTCTTGCTAATAGATTTTTTGCCTCCGTATTTTCTTGGTTGCTTAGACAAAGAATAAAAGACACACTTTGTGGAACCAAAGTTCTTTGGAAGAACGATTATCAGAAGATTAAAGAAGGAAGAAAATATTTTGGTGATTTTGATCCATTTGGTGATTTTGATCTTTTGTTTGGTGCTAGCAAGTTAAATTTGAAAATTGTTGAAGTTCCTATTAGATATCAGGAAAGAATTTATGGTTCTTCAAACATATCCCATATCAAAGAAGGTTTAATTTTAGCAAAAATGTGTTTAATAGCAGCTTTTAAAATGCGCTTTATTCCATAA
- a CDS encoding lysylphosphatidylglycerol synthase transmembrane domain-containing protein: MLKINWIKLFVFGLLFYTISLLCLAIIDFNQTLSILPIKFWLISLLVPLLVHFILSIRWFIFLKFLGCQLVYRESLGLYLPGLSLIAAPARSGEAIRGLWLESRFRLPIEIGISTTFVERIGDLISALLIICWSVYFSDIYIIPIIYVIFITFIFVVNHLKIGISIINFLFNSNRFNFNLNQNKYFRKIYRLFKQSRLLSMPYPLSISILLSLIAWIIESYLLYSIFSYLNIDMSFKYSALIRTCMGIGGVISFLPAGLLASESTAIGLSIALGSGRIEALVATIFIRLYTLFLPFVIGLLTFYIQKDLKFSK; encoded by the coding sequence ATGTTGAAGATTAATTGGATAAAACTATTTGTATTTGGATTGCTTTTCTATACGATTTCCTTACTTTGTCTTGCAATTATAGATTTTAATCAAACCCTTTCAATATTACCAATAAAGTTTTGGTTGATTTCATTATTAGTTCCTTTATTAGTCCATTTTATTTTATCTATTAGATGGTTTATTTTTCTAAAATTTTTAGGTTGCCAATTAGTTTATAGAGAATCCTTAGGATTATATCTTCCTGGTTTATCTTTGATTGCGGCTCCTGCTAGATCTGGAGAGGCTATTAGAGGATTATGGCTTGAGAGTCGATTTAGACTTCCTATCGAAATAGGAATCTCGACTACCTTTGTTGAACGGATAGGAGATTTAATTAGTGCTTTACTAATTATATGCTGGTCAGTTTATTTTTCAGATATTTATATAATACCAATTATTTATGTTATTTTTATAACTTTTATTTTTGTTGTTAATCATTTAAAGATTGGTATTTCTATAATAAATTTTTTATTCAACTCTAATCGATTCAATTTTAATTTGAATCAAAACAAATATTTCAGGAAAATATATCGATTATTTAAACAAAGCCGCTTGCTTTCCATGCCTTATCCTCTTTCAATATCTATACTCTTATCTTTAATTGCATGGATTATAGAGTCTTACTTGTTGTATAGCATATTCTCTTATTTGAATATTGATATGTCTTTTAAATATTCAGCTTTAATTAGAACATGTATGGGAATAGGTGGTGTCATATCTTTTTTGCCTGCTGGTTTACTTGCGTCAGAATCTACGGCAATTGGATTATCCATAGCTTTAGGCTCAGGCCGCATCGAAGCCTTGGTTGCAACAATATTCATACGATTATATACATTATTCCTTCCATTTGTTATTGGTTTATTAACTTTTTATATCCAAAAAGACCTTAAATTTTCTAAGTAA
- the gmd gene encoding GDP-mannose 4,6-dehydratase, which produces MQVNKKTALITGITGQDGSYLAELLLSKGYIVHGIKRRASTFNTNRIDHLYQDPHVSEQSLILHYGDLTDSTNLIRIVQQVEPDEIYNLGAQSHVAVSFEAAEYTANCDGLGTLRILEAVRMLGLSKKTKIYQASTSELYGLVQETPQTESTPFYPRSPYAVAKLYAYWITVNYREAYGMYACNGILFNHESPRRGETFVTRKITRGLARIDAGLDHCLYMGNLDSLRDWGHARDYVEMQWLMLQQETPEDYVIATGRQESVRHFIELTAKELGWGSIKWEGRDINEIGFREDTGQLVIRIDPRYFRPAEVETLLGEAKKAHQKLGWKPTTTLEQIVSEMVSLDKQEAAKEALLNSQGFSVMSPVESPPSNSTII; this is translated from the coding sequence ATGCAAGTCAATAAAAAAACAGCACTGATTACTGGAATTACTGGTCAGGATGGAAGTTATCTTGCTGAATTGCTTTTATCAAAGGGTTATATAGTGCATGGTATTAAGCGAAGAGCGAGTACTTTCAATACAAATCGAATAGACCATTTATATCAAGACCCTCATGTATCAGAACAAAGTTTGATTCTTCATTATGGCGATTTAACCGATAGCACAAATCTCATTAGGATTGTGCAACAAGTAGAGCCTGATGAGATATATAACCTTGGGGCTCAAAGTCATGTCGCAGTAAGTTTTGAAGCTGCAGAATATACAGCCAACTGTGATGGTTTAGGTACGTTGAGAATTTTAGAAGCTGTTCGTATGTTGGGTCTTTCCAAAAAAACTAAAATTTATCAGGCTAGTACAAGTGAGCTTTATGGATTAGTTCAAGAAACTCCACAAACTGAATCAACACCATTTTATCCTCGTAGTCCTTATGCGGTTGCAAAATTATATGCTTATTGGATAACTGTGAATTATAGAGAAGCTTATGGAATGTACGCATGTAATGGCATTCTTTTCAATCATGAATCTCCTAGAAGAGGTGAGACGTTTGTTACACGGAAAATTACTCGTGGTTTAGCGCGAATAGATGCTGGATTAGATCATTGCTTGTATATGGGCAATCTTGATTCTTTAAGAGATTGGGGTCATGCGAGGGATTATGTTGAAATGCAATGGTTAATGCTTCAACAAGAAACACCAGAAGATTACGTTATAGCAACAGGTCGTCAGGAAAGTGTTAGGCATTTTATTGAGTTAACTGCAAAGGAACTAGGTTGGGGTTCTATTAAATGGGAAGGCAGAGATATTAATGAAATTGGTTTTCGAGAGGATACTGGGCAATTAGTTATACGTATTGATCCCCGTTACTTTCGCCCTGCTGAAGTTGAAACTTTATTAGGTGAAGCTAAAAAAGCCCATCAAAAGTTAGGATGGAAACCGACAACAACTCTTGAGCAAATAGTTTCTGAGATGGTTTCTTTAGATAAACAAGAAGCTGCTAAAGAAGCTTTATTAAACAGTCAAGGTTTCTCAGTCATGAGCCCTGTTGAATCGCCCCCATCTAATTCCACAATTATATAA
- a CDS encoding GDP-L-fucose synthase family protein, translating to MISNGLIKKEDKIFVAGHKGMAGSAICRSLLNNGFENILTIDRNQLDLTDFNKVRSWFSNHQPTIVILAAAKVGGIEANRSYPVDFILDNMKIQNNVIENSWKNNVRRFLFLGSSCIYPKSAPQPIKEESLLTSSLEATNEWYAIAKISGLKLCQALRQQYGFDAITLMPTNLYGPGDNYHIQNSHVLPAFIRRFYEAKNNGDSIIECWGSGSPYREFLHVDDLGSACLFALNHWDPQSLNAPIDSYGKPLNFLNVGTGVDIRISDLAQAVAKAVGYLGEIKWDRTKPDGTLKKQLDVANLSNLGWKSSISLDEGLISTILDFKEQFKNKNVRF from the coding sequence ATGATTTCTAATGGCTTGATAAAAAAAGAGGATAAAATTTTTGTTGCTGGGCATAAAGGCATGGCTGGATCTGCTATTTGCCGCTCTTTACTGAATAATGGATTTGAAAATATTTTAACTATTGATCGCAATCAATTAGATTTAACTGACTTTAACAAGGTGAGAAGTTGGTTTTCTAATCACCAGCCAACAATAGTAATTCTTGCTGCAGCAAAAGTAGGTGGGATTGAAGCTAATAGAAGTTATCCTGTAGATTTTATTTTAGATAATATGAAAATACAAAATAATGTCATTGAGAATTCTTGGAAGAATAATGTAAGAAGATTTCTTTTCCTTGGTAGTAGTTGTATTTACCCTAAATCTGCTCCCCAACCTATTAAAGAAGAAAGTTTATTAACCAGTTCCTTGGAGGCAACTAATGAATGGTATGCGATAGCTAAAATTTCAGGTTTAAAGTTATGTCAAGCATTAAGACAGCAATATGGATTTGATGCGATTACTTTAATGCCTACAAATTTGTACGGACCTGGTGATAACTATCATATTCAAAATAGTCATGTTCTACCTGCTTTTATTAGACGATTTTATGAGGCAAAAAATAATGGAGATTCAATTATTGAATGTTGGGGAAGTGGTTCACCTTATAGAGAGTTTCTTCATGTTGACGATTTGGGATCGGCTTGTCTTTTTGCTCTGAATCATTGGGACCCTCAATCATTAAATGCTCCTATTGATTCTTATGGTAAACCTTTAAATTTTTTAAATGTCGGGACTGGTGTGGATATTAGAATCAGTGATTTGGCTCAAGCAGTAGCAAAGGCAGTTGGCTATTTGGGTGAGATCAAGTGGGATAGAACAAAGCCTGATGGAACTCTTAAAAAGCAGTTAGATGTTGCTAATTTATCAAATTTAGGTTGGAAATCTTCTATTTCTTTAGATGAAGGATTAATTAGCACAATTTTAGATTTTAAAGAGCAATTTAAAAATAAGAATGTAAGATTTTGA
- a CDS encoding THUMP domain-containing class I SAM-dependent RNA methyltransferase codes for MNLLAVLPQGLEEAGSVELKNLGATSVSSSRGSVRCKVDLACFYRLHLQARLPFRFLREISQFPCINQESLYTGVQNAFDWSKWLKPSTSFRVDVTGKTGDLNHSHFTALQVKNALVDLQRSIWGKRSDINLHCPALCIHLHLFSGYGILSLDTSATSLHRRGYRAAMGIAPLKENIAAGLIKLSNWNDSLTLLDPFCGSATFLLEAASISRGIASGLNREFLFQTWPDFDKSLWINERSIAKTLFLPQKKLPRIVGYEENLQIANQAKDNILSAGLNKDIEIISADFTKIRFPQLPGVIVCNPPYGKRIGKFNDLKTLYQEFGQFLKEYASGWDLWLLNGNAKLSNFLGMKCSRRFPVSNGGIDCRWLHYKIH; via the coding sequence ATGAATTTATTAGCAGTTTTACCTCAAGGTTTAGAAGAGGCTGGTTCTGTGGAATTGAAGAATCTTGGTGCTACATCTGTTTCTTCTTCTCGTGGAAGTGTCAGATGCAAGGTTGATTTAGCATGTTTTTATCGATTACACCTTCAAGCTCGATTACCATTTCGCTTTCTTAGAGAAATTAGTCAGTTTCCTTGTATTAACCAAGAATCACTCTACACAGGTGTTCAAAATGCTTTTGATTGGTCTAAATGGTTAAAACCTTCGACTAGTTTTAGAGTTGATGTCACTGGAAAAACAGGTGATTTAAACCATAGTCATTTCACAGCTTTACAAGTGAAAAATGCTTTAGTGGATTTACAGCGCAGTATTTGGGGAAAGCGTTCAGATATTAATTTGCATTGTCCAGCTCTTTGCATTCACTTACATCTGTTTTCTGGATATGGAATTTTAAGTTTGGATACCTCTGCCACTAGTTTGCATCGTCGAGGTTATAGAGCTGCTATGGGCATTGCTCCTTTAAAAGAGAATATTGCTGCAGGGTTAATCAAACTTTCCAATTGGAATGATTCTTTGACTTTGTTAGACCCGTTTTGTGGCTCAGCAACATTTTTGTTAGAGGCTGCAAGTATCTCTAGAGGCATTGCCAGTGGATTGAATAGGGAATTTCTCTTTCAAACTTGGCCAGATTTTGATAAATCCTTATGGATCAATGAAAGATCTATTGCAAAAACACTCTTTTTACCTCAAAAAAAGTTGCCTAGAATTGTGGGATATGAGGAGAATCTTCAAATAGCAAATCAAGCCAAAGATAATATTTTAAGTGCTGGTCTTAATAAAGATATTGAAATAATTAGTGCTGATTTTACTAAGATTAGATTTCCTCAATTACCAGGAGTAATTGTTTGTAATCCTCCTTATGGTAAACGAATTGGTAAGTTTAATGATTTGAAGACTTTGTACCAAGAGTTTGGGCAATTTTTAAAAGAATATGCTTCTGGATGGGACCTATGGTTGCTTAATGGCAATGCAAAATTAAGTAATTTTCTAGGAATGAAGTGTTCTAGACGTTTTCCTGTAAGTAATGGAGGGATTGATTGTAGATGGCTACATTACAAAATTCATTGA
- a CDS encoding phage holin family protein — protein sequence MQDQDRSKSGGAAARVTALASSIMDLHVRIALKEVDREKRRLISGGIFLAMGGLLMLFTLLALEIILVIWMQTTFNWNIENALFVLALINVSLAGISLRLGGYLTKGPYLPETLEGISKSTKAVFGKTQ from the coding sequence ATGCAAGATCAAGATCGCTCTAAAAGTGGGGGAGCAGCAGCAAGAGTTACTGCATTAGCAAGTTCAATTATGGATCTTCATGTCCGAATTGCACTTAAAGAAGTTGATCGTGAAAAAAGAAGGCTAATCAGTGGAGGTATTTTTCTAGCAATGGGAGGTCTTTTAATGCTTTTCACCTTATTAGCACTAGAGATCATCTTAGTAATTTGGATGCAAACAACGTTTAATTGGAATATAGAGAATGCATTATTTGTCTTAGCATTGATTAATGTATCACTAGCTGGAATTAGTCTTCGCTTAGGAGGTTATTTAACAAAGGGGCCATACTTACCAGAAACTCTAGAAGGAATCTCTAAAAGCACAAAAGCTGTTTTTGGAAAGACTCAATGA
- a CDS encoding glycine zipper domain-containing protein, translated as MESENSASYEAQASLNAPTSENQSLSNQWFSEQFDELLPKIQENWPDLAKQTIEATRGSLDELVKVISSHSGKTSNGVLNQLEDLFNSASDQTKYIADNLEPLEKQLEDLLDELNSTLRPRIEKPVRQRPLLAIGIATGLGVLLGILLSGGRRP; from the coding sequence ATGGAATCAGAGAATTCCGCATCTTACGAGGCCCAGGCATCGTTGAACGCTCCAACCTCTGAAAATCAAAGCCTCTCTAACCAATGGTTTAGTGAGCAATTTGATGAGCTGCTGCCAAAAATTCAAGAAAATTGGCCGGATTTAGCAAAACAAACAATTGAAGCAACCCGAGGAAGTCTAGATGAATTAGTTAAAGTCATCTCATCCCATTCAGGTAAAACGTCTAATGGAGTCCTTAATCAACTAGAAGATCTTTTCAATTCAGCAAGTGACCAAACTAAATACATTGCAGACAATCTTGAGCCATTAGAAAAACAATTAGAAGATCTTTTAGATGAATTAAACAGCACACTAAGACCGCGTATTGAAAAGCCTGTAAGACAAAGACCCCTTCTTGCAATTGGCATAGCAACTGGTTTGGGTGTACTTTTAGGAATACTTCTTTCTGGTGGGAGAAGACCTTAA